TGAGGGCCCCCACCGCCGTGCCCTCGAGGACGATCTTCCAGGCCTGCCGCTTCTGGGTGGGGCGCAGGGGGGTGGGCCGGGCCATGAAGTAGGCGGCGAGGATCATGACCAGGGCGAAGGTGAGGAGCTGGACCTGCCCGGAGACGAACTGGGAGAGCCAGGCCCCCAGGTAGGTGCCCGCCATCCCGGGAAGCCCGAAGAAGAGGATGTTACGCCAGTCCACCAGGCCCCTTAAGGCGAAGGGGATGGCCCCCAAGAGGGCGATGCCCCCCACGACCAGGAGGCTTTCGGCGATGGCCTGCTTGGGGTGCTCCCCCAGGAGGTAGACCAGGACGGGGA
This DNA window, taken from Thermus aquaticus, encodes the following:
- a CDS encoding sulfite exporter TauE/SafE family protein — encoded protein: PVLVYLLGEHPKQAIAESLLVVGGIALLGAIPFALRGLVDWRNILFFGLPGMAGTYLGAWLSQFVSGQVQLLTFALVMILAAYFMARPTPLRPTQKRQAWKIVLEGTAVGALTGFVGVGGGFLIVPALVLLGGLPMHLAVGTSLLIIALKSFAGF